A DNA window from Micromonospora inyonensis contains the following coding sequences:
- a CDS encoding serine hydrolase domain-containing protein, translating to MTAGGFSSKRLARVRELLERLVDSGFVPGVVAVLARHGEVHVEATGNLAFEGAGSRTPMARDTICRMGSMTKPIVAACAMTLVEDCTLRLDDPVDDLLPELADMTVLVDPHGPLDDTVPAERPITLRDLLANTLGTGMVPAEPGTVPIADALNTLHQPSPDEWIRQLGALPLVHQPGERWMYDTAANVTGVLVARATGMSFGEAVRERICDPLGMTDTEFSVGGGSLDRLATAYERDNAATGEPVVEDAPDGRWSRPRAFESGGGGLVSTADDYLAFASALLAGGTHRGERVLSRLSVTLMTTDHLTPAQKAVSGFWPGYFDSIGWGFGVSVRTRRTHLGPSVGSYGWPGYYGTAWYNDPAEDMTAIFIMQRAHAGDQRLPMWHDLWTAVYQAIDD from the coding sequence GTGACTGCTGGCGGGTTCTCGTCGAAGCGGCTGGCTCGGGTGCGGGAGCTGCTCGAGCGTCTCGTCGACTCCGGTTTCGTCCCGGGTGTGGTGGCCGTCCTCGCCCGCCACGGCGAGGTGCACGTCGAGGCAACGGGCAACCTCGCGTTCGAGGGCGCCGGGTCGCGGACGCCGATGGCGCGCGACACGATCTGTCGCATGGGCTCGATGACGAAGCCCATCGTCGCCGCGTGTGCGATGACGCTCGTCGAGGACTGCACCCTCCGCCTCGACGACCCGGTCGACGACCTCCTCCCGGAGCTGGCCGACATGACCGTGCTCGTCGACCCCCACGGGCCACTGGACGACACCGTCCCGGCGGAACGCCCGATAACGCTGCGGGACCTGCTGGCCAACACCCTGGGCACCGGCATGGTCCCCGCCGAGCCCGGAACGGTCCCGATCGCCGACGCGCTGAACACACTCCACCAGCCGTCGCCGGACGAGTGGATCCGCCAGCTCGGCGCGCTTCCGCTCGTCCACCAGCCCGGTGAGCGCTGGATGTACGACACCGCCGCCAACGTGACCGGTGTGCTCGTGGCCCGGGCCACCGGCATGTCCTTCGGGGAAGCCGTGCGCGAGCGGATCTGCGATCCGCTCGGGATGACCGACACCGAATTCAGCGTGGGCGGCGGGAGCCTCGACCGGCTGGCGACGGCGTACGAGCGCGACAACGCCGCCACCGGCGAGCCGGTCGTCGAGGACGCCCCCGACGGGCGGTGGAGCCGGCCGCGGGCGTTCGAGTCAGGCGGCGGCGGGCTCGTCTCGACCGCCGACGACTACCTCGCCTTCGCCTCGGCCCTGCTGGCCGGTGGTACCCACCGCGGCGAGCGGGTGCTGTCGCGGCTGTCGGTGACCCTGATGACCACCGACCACCTGACCCCGGCACAGAAGGCGGTCTCCGGGTTCTGGCCGGGGTACTTCGACTCCATCGGCTGGGGTTTCGGAGTGTCGGTCCGTACCCGCCGCACGCATCTCGGCCCCTCGGTCGGCAGCTACGGATGGCCCGGCTACTACGGCACCGCCTGGTACAACGATCCCGCCGAGGACATGACGGCGATCTTCATCATGCAGCGGGCGCACGCGGGCGACCAGAGGCTGCCGATGTGGCACGACCTCTGGACCGCCGTCTACCAGGCGATCGACGACTGA
- a CDS encoding salicylate synthase, translated as MERPGLLEDDRKLTSLYYSGRLVGAGDPLRLATELARATSGPYVLYENNGTWSLASGSAYELVLYADTLRVRDADGWSTRSVGADPLQTVADAFSRCPIGGARAYGWAGFGLGHLLHGDPAAARGPLLHLVVPTREVRISLDAIDVRTVDAADLLLLTSAVDAAARAVPSAATPLPPPDPEHDADFYRKAVTSAVEEIRARRYQKVILSRLVPVDGDVDLVATYEAGRRANTPARSYLLDLGGLRCAGFSPETVVEVTAAGRVSTQPLAGTRARHGDPLLDTALRTELQADAKEVFEHAISVKLAFGELASLAVPGTVQVDDFMDVKERGSVQHLASRLSATLNSGRNAWDALAVLFPAITASGVPKAAACEAIERLENAPRGLYSGAVLTVDADGSMDAALVLRSVFQQEGRTWLRAGAGVVEQSTPERELEETAEKLRSISRYLHR; from the coding sequence GTGGAACGTCCTGGGTTGTTGGAAGACGACCGGAAGCTCACCAGTCTGTACTACTCGGGTCGCCTGGTCGGCGCCGGTGACCCGCTGCGACTGGCCACCGAGCTTGCCCGGGCGACGTCGGGCCCGTACGTCCTCTACGAGAACAACGGCACCTGGTCGCTCGCGTCCGGATCCGCGTACGAGCTGGTGCTGTACGCCGACACGCTGCGGGTTCGCGACGCCGACGGCTGGTCGACCCGCTCCGTCGGCGCGGACCCGCTGCAGACCGTGGCGGATGCGTTCAGCCGTTGCCCGATCGGCGGCGCGCGGGCGTACGGTTGGGCCGGATTCGGACTCGGCCATCTGCTGCACGGGGACCCGGCGGCGGCCCGTGGACCGCTCCTGCATCTCGTCGTTCCCACCCGGGAGGTGCGGATCTCCCTCGACGCCATCGACGTGCGCACGGTCGACGCGGCGGACCTGCTCCTGCTGACGTCCGCGGTGGACGCCGCGGCGAGGGCGGTTCCGTCCGCTGCCACGCCGCTGCCGCCGCCCGATCCCGAGCACGACGCCGACTTCTACCGGAAAGCGGTGACCAGCGCGGTCGAGGAGATCCGGGCCCGGCGGTACCAGAAGGTGATCCTGTCGCGGCTCGTGCCGGTCGACGGCGACGTCGACCTGGTCGCCACGTACGAGGCGGGACGCCGCGCCAACACCCCGGCCCGCTCGTACCTGCTGGACCTCGGCGGTCTGCGCTGCGCCGGGTTCAGCCCCGAGACGGTGGTCGAGGTGACCGCCGCCGGCCGGGTCTCCACGCAGCCGCTGGCGGGTACCCGGGCCCGGCACGGCGACCCGTTGCTCGACACGGCGCTCCGGACGGAGTTGCAGGCCGACGCCAAGGAGGTCTTCGAACACGCGATCAGTGTGAAACTCGCGTTCGGCGAACTCGCCTCCCTGGCCGTGCCCGGCACCGTGCAGGTCGACGACTTCATGGACGTGAAGGAGCGGGGCAGCGTGCAGCACCTCGCGTCGCGGCTCAGCGCCACGCTGAACAGCGGTCGCAACGCCTGGGACGCGCTCGCCGTGCTCTTCCCGGCGATCACCGCCTCCGGTGTGCCCAAGGCCGCGGCGTGTGAGGCCATCGAACGGCTGGAGAACGCTCCGCGTGGCCTGTACAGCGGGGCGGTCCTCACCGTCGACGCGGACGGCTCGATGGACGCGGCCCTGGTCCTGCGGTCGGTCTTCCAGCAGGAGGGCCGGACCTGGCTGCGCGCCGGCGCCGGCGTCGTCGAACAGTCCACCCCGGAGCGGGAGCTGGAGGAGACCGCCGAGAAGCTGCGCAGCATCAGCCGCTACCTGCACCGCTGA
- a CDS encoding non-ribosomal peptide synthetase, which translates to MTGRPELDDILPLTPLQEGLLFRAEFDGDGPDVYVGRLVLTLHGPVDRDRLRGAAQALLDAHPVLRCAFRRNRQGRAAALVARRVPVPWEYADLGALPAGERDAAEQRLAEQARDRRVDLGRPPLVRFTLIRLADDVHRFVLTAHHIILDGWSQPLLVRELFARYAGETPPPAPAPRRYLEWLAAQDRPAAESAWRAALSWIDTPTLVSPGADTHVSERPRRVVVRLDPETTAQLTATARSHGLTLGTVAQGAWALALGRTLGRDDVVFGTTVSGRPADLPGAEAMIGAFVNTVPVRVTLPPAEPYAAALRRLQEQQSDLGRHQHLGLVDIQRAAGGRELFDTLVVVENYPFDPERLADLAPGLRLAGFSGDEGVHYPLALTVLPGEQLRLELGYRPDTLTEQQVRQAADGLVRALTAFATAPATPLGRVELVDPAGVEPLAGATTAVPDTTLTALLAEQAARTPHATAVVADGVHLSYAELHERAARVAAWLTAQGAGPGTVVGVAVPRSADLVIALVAVLHAGAAYLPLDPDYPADRIALMVADAVPAALLTDTATRAVLPAGVPAVLALDDVGLLAAPAARPTVRPEDPAYVIYTSGSTGRPKGVVVSHRAIVNRLLWTQAEYGLTRDDRVLQKTPSSFDVSVWEFFWPLVTGATLVVARAGGHRDPRYLARLVQDERVTTVHFVPSMLRAFLAEPEAAGCTGLVRVLCSGEALPTDLTDAFHTRYGGTVELHNLYGPTEAAVDVTAWPCPPGAATVPIGRPVWNTTLYVLDAALRPLPVGVPGELYLAGRQLAEGYLNRAALTAERFVADPFGPPGTRMYRTGDLVRRTADGVVEYLGRTDAQVKIRGFRVEPGEVEAALVALPGIRAAAVVARPELGLVGYVVGDAPDPATVRDRLAATLPAHLVPAAVVVLDALPTTPSGKLDRAALPSPERLPAAAGRRPRTPAEKLLCELFAEVLEVDAVGIDDDFFALGGHSLLATRLASRVRTVFGAELALRTVFDHPTVAGLATRLDGRETRPVLRAGVRPDPLPPSYAQARMWFLYRLDNPNPAYNMAFAARITGDLDVAALRAALGDLTDRHEALRTVLADEAGSPRQVILPDAAARPALPVTATAHDRLAELLVAAARRPFRIDAEPPLAAELFALGADEHVLVLVVHHVAADGWSALPLLRDLATAYAARADGREPAWSPLPVQYADHAVWQRALLRDDDDPDSLLARQIGYWRKALEGLPEELTLPTDRPRRAVPSLRGASVQVAVPAEVHQAVRALARRCDASVFMVLHAALGALLTRLGAGTDIPMGTPIAGRTDDAVDEVVGFFANTLVLRTDTSGDPTFRALVARVRETDLAAYAHQDVPFERLVEILNPARSMARHPLFQVMLSHQVRPDLELRLGACQVVQEPVDTGTAKFDLAFEVVEEPGRAGMTLGVEYSTDLFDEATAGSLATGLVRLLAAVTAEPERPIGSLELLSADGYERMLAQGAGPVVECPRQTLVELFAHQVRRTPDAPALVCGDIAYTFAQLDARSAELARLLTGHGAGPGTVVALLLPRNADTVVALLAVLRAGAAYLPIDPTYPPGRIEHILADANPLLTVTTERLAPLAGEPLLLLDSPGVQDRLDRPGAGDLPRPRPEHPAYVIYTSGSTGRPKGVVVEHRSIANLFHSHRELLYRPTVAAAGGRRLRVAHSWSFAFDASWQPQLWLLDGHALHIVTEDTLRDPALLVDFIERHRIDFIEVTPSHALQLAGAGLIRDGRSPLLAWGVGGEAVPTPLWRQLRDLPGTTGYNLYGPTEATVDALAARVADSERPLVGRPTANTRAYVLDRTLRPVPTGVVGELYLAGAGLARGYLNRPGLTAERFVADPHGPAGSRMYRTGDLVRWMPDGTVDFLGRTDEQVKIRGFRIELGEITAALAADPTVTRAAVVVRDDPPAGKRIVAYCVLADGARLDPAALRSGLGRMLPDYMIPAAFVALTELPLTEHGKLDRRALPAPTGDDRPRGRHPHTPDEVLLCGLFAELLDVREVGADDSFFDLGGHSMLLVRLRDRVREVTGIQLGIADFFAHPTAATLAELLTVRAAG; encoded by the coding sequence TTGACCGGCCGTCCCGAGCTCGACGACATCCTTCCGCTGACCCCGCTACAGGAGGGTCTGCTCTTCCGCGCCGAGTTCGACGGGGACGGGCCGGACGTGTACGTGGGCCGACTGGTCCTCACCCTGCACGGGCCGGTGGACCGCGACCGGCTGCGCGGGGCCGCGCAGGCGTTGCTCGACGCGCACCCCGTGCTGCGCTGCGCGTTCCGCCGCAACCGGCAGGGCCGGGCAGCCGCGCTGGTGGCCCGCCGCGTCCCGGTGCCGTGGGAGTACGCCGACCTGGGGGCGCTGCCCGCCGGGGAGCGGGACGCCGCCGAGCAGCGGCTCGCCGAGCAGGCCCGGGATCGGCGTGTCGACCTGGGACGGCCGCCGCTGGTGCGGTTCACCCTGATCCGGCTCGCCGACGACGTGCACCGGTTCGTCCTCACCGCGCACCACATCATCCTGGACGGGTGGTCGCAGCCGCTGCTGGTCCGGGAGCTGTTCGCCCGGTACGCCGGCGAGACCCCGCCCCCCGCCCCGGCACCCCGGCGCTACCTCGAGTGGCTCGCCGCGCAGGACCGCCCCGCCGCCGAATCGGCCTGGCGGGCGGCACTGTCCTGGATCGACACGCCCACCCTCGTGTCCCCCGGCGCGGACACCCACGTGTCGGAGCGCCCGCGTCGCGTCGTCGTACGGCTCGACCCCGAAACCACGGCACAGCTGACCGCCACGGCGCGGTCGCACGGGCTCACCCTGGGCACCGTCGCCCAGGGGGCGTGGGCACTCGCCCTCGGCCGGACGCTCGGCCGCGACGACGTCGTGTTCGGCACCACGGTGTCCGGGCGGCCCGCCGACCTGCCGGGCGCCGAGGCGATGATCGGCGCGTTCGTCAACACCGTCCCGGTGCGCGTCACGCTGCCGCCGGCCGAGCCGTACGCCGCGGCCCTGCGCCGCCTTCAGGAACAGCAGTCCGACCTGGGCCGTCACCAGCACCTCGGGCTGGTCGACATCCAACGGGCCGCCGGCGGGCGGGAGCTGTTCGACACGCTCGTCGTGGTCGAGAACTACCCGTTCGATCCGGAACGCCTCGCCGATCTCGCCCCGGGCCTGCGCCTCGCCGGCTTCTCCGGCGACGAGGGCGTGCACTACCCGCTCGCCCTCACGGTGCTGCCGGGCGAGCAGCTGCGGCTGGAGCTGGGGTACCGTCCGGACACGCTGACGGAGCAGCAGGTGCGGCAGGCTGCGGACGGTCTGGTCCGGGCGCTGACCGCGTTCGCCACGGCACCGGCCACGCCGCTGGGCCGGGTCGAGCTGGTCGACCCGGCCGGGGTCGAGCCGTTGGCCGGTGCGACGACGGCCGTCCCCGACACGACGCTGACCGCGCTGCTGGCCGAGCAGGCCGCCCGGACACCACACGCCACCGCCGTGGTCGCCGACGGCGTCCACCTCAGCTACGCCGAGCTGCACGAGCGTGCCGCGCGGGTGGCCGCCTGGCTCACCGCGCAGGGCGCCGGACCCGGCACGGTGGTGGGTGTGGCCGTGCCCCGCTCGGCCGACCTGGTCATCGCGCTGGTCGCGGTGTTGCACGCCGGCGCCGCCTACCTGCCGCTGGACCCCGACTACCCGGCCGACCGGATCGCCCTGATGGTCGCCGACGCCGTCCCGGCCGCCCTGCTCACCGACACGGCGACCCGCGCCGTACTGCCGGCCGGGGTGCCGGCGGTGCTGGCCCTGGACGACGTCGGCCTGCTCGCGGCCCCGGCCGCCCGGCCGACGGTGCGGCCGGAGGACCCGGCGTACGTCATCTACACCTCCGGCTCCACCGGCCGCCCGAAGGGCGTCGTCGTGTCGCACCGGGCGATCGTCAACCGGCTGCTCTGGACCCAGGCCGAGTACGGACTCACCCGCGACGACCGGGTCCTGCAGAAGACGCCGTCGAGCTTCGACGTCTCGGTGTGGGAGTTCTTCTGGCCGCTCGTCACCGGCGCCACGCTGGTCGTGGCCCGGGCGGGTGGCCACCGCGACCCGCGCTACCTGGCCCGCCTCGTCCAGGACGAACGGGTCACCACCGTGCACTTCGTGCCGTCGATGCTGCGGGCCTTCCTGGCCGAGCCGGAGGCGGCCGGCTGCACCGGGTTGGTCCGGGTGCTCTGCAGCGGCGAGGCACTCCCCACCGACCTCACCGACGCCTTCCACACGCGGTACGGCGGGACGGTGGAGCTGCACAACCTGTACGGGCCGACGGAGGCCGCCGTGGACGTCACCGCCTGGCCGTGCCCGCCGGGCGCCGCCACCGTGCCCATCGGCCGTCCGGTGTGGAACACGACCCTGTACGTGCTCGACGCGGCGCTGCGTCCGCTTCCGGTCGGTGTGCCCGGGGAGCTGTACCTGGCGGGGCGGCAGCTCGCCGAGGGGTACCTGAACCGCGCGGCGTTGACCGCCGAACGGTTCGTCGCCGACCCGTTCGGGCCACCCGGCACCCGGATGTACCGCACCGGCGACCTCGTCCGCCGCACCGCCGACGGGGTGGTCGAGTATCTCGGCCGTACCGACGCCCAGGTCAAGATCCGCGGCTTCCGGGTAGAGCCCGGCGAGGTCGAGGCGGCCCTGGTGGCACTGCCCGGCATCCGCGCCGCAGCGGTCGTCGCCCGGCCGGAGCTGGGGCTCGTCGGCTACGTCGTCGGCGACGCGCCGGATCCGGCCACCGTACGGGACCGCCTGGCCGCGACGCTGCCCGCGCACCTGGTACCCGCTGCGGTGGTGGTGCTCGACGCCCTGCCGACGACCCCGAGCGGGAAGCTCGACCGGGCCGCGCTCCCCTCGCCCGAGCGGCTGCCGGCAGCCGCGGGACGCCGGCCGCGCACCCCCGCCGAGAAGCTGCTGTGCGAGCTGTTCGCCGAGGTGCTCGAGGTCGACGCGGTCGGCATCGACGACGACTTCTTCGCGCTGGGCGGCCACTCCCTGCTCGCCACCCGCCTGGCCAGCCGGGTCCGCACCGTGTTCGGGGCGGAGCTGGCGCTGCGTACCGTGTTCGACCATCCGACCGTCGCCGGGTTGGCCACCCGGCTCGACGGGCGGGAGACCCGGCCGGTGCTGCGGGCGGGGGTCCGGCCCGACCCGTTGCCGCCGTCGTACGCGCAGGCCCGGATGTGGTTCCTGTACCGCCTCGACAATCCGAATCCCGCGTACAACATGGCCTTCGCCGCCCGGATCACCGGTGACCTGGACGTCGCGGCGCTCCGCGCGGCGCTGGGCGACCTGACCGACCGGCACGAGGCGCTGCGTACGGTGCTGGCGGACGAGGCGGGTAGCCCACGGCAGGTCATCCTGCCCGACGCGGCGGCACGACCGGCGCTGCCGGTCACCGCCACGGCCCACGACCGGCTGGCGGAGCTGCTGGTCGCCGCCGCCCGACGGCCGTTCCGGATCGACGCGGAACCGCCCCTCGCGGCGGAACTGTTCGCGCTCGGCGCGGACGAACACGTCCTGGTCCTGGTGGTGCACCACGTCGCCGCGGACGGATGGTCCGCGCTGCCGCTGCTGCGCGACCTCGCCACGGCCTACGCGGCCCGGGCGGACGGCCGGGAGCCGGCCTGGTCACCGCTGCCGGTGCAGTACGCCGACCACGCCGTCTGGCAGCGCGCCCTGCTGCGCGACGACGACGATCCGGATTCGCTGCTCGCCCGTCAGATCGGGTACTGGCGCAAGGCGCTCGAGGGGCTGCCGGAGGAGCTGACCCTGCCCACCGACCGCCCCCGCCGCGCGGTGCCGAGCCTGCGCGGAGCCTCGGTGCAGGTCGCCGTTCCGGCCGAGGTGCACCAGGCGGTCCGGGCGCTGGCGCGGCGCTGCGACGCGAGTGTCTTCATGGTGCTGCACGCGGCGCTGGGGGCCCTGCTGACCCGGCTCGGTGCCGGTACCGACATCCCGATGGGCACGCCGATCGCGGGGCGCACCGACGACGCCGTCGACGAGGTGGTCGGTTTCTTCGCCAACACGCTGGTGCTGCGGACCGACACCAGCGGCGACCCGACGTTCCGCGCCCTGGTGGCGCGCGTCCGGGAGACCGACCTGGCCGCGTACGCCCACCAGGACGTTCCGTTCGAACGGCTCGTCGAGATACTGAACCCGGCCCGGTCGATGGCCCGGCACCCGCTCTTCCAGGTGATGCTGAGCCACCAGGTCCGGCCGGACCTGGAACTGCGGCTCGGCGCGTGCCAGGTGGTGCAGGAACCGGTGGACACGGGTACCGCCAAGTTCGACCTGGCGTTCGAGGTCGTGGAGGAGCCCGGTCGCGCCGGGATGACGCTGGGCGTCGAGTACAGCACGGACCTGTTCGACGAAGCCACGGCGGGCAGCCTGGCGACCGGGCTGGTGCGGCTGCTCGCGGCCGTCACCGCCGAGCCGGAACGCCCCATCGGCAGCCTGGAGCTGCTCAGCGCCGACGGGTACGAACGGATGCTCGCCCAGGGCGCGGGGCCGGTGGTCGAGTGTCCGCGCCAGACCCTCGTCGAGCTGTTCGCGCACCAGGTGCGCCGCACCCCGGACGCTCCGGCACTGGTCTGCGGCGACATCGCGTACACGTTCGCCCAGCTGGACGCCCGTAGTGCGGAACTCGCCCGCCTGCTCACCGGCCACGGCGCCGGACCCGGCACGGTGGTGGCGCTGCTGCTGCCCCGGAACGCCGACACCGTCGTGGCGCTGCTCGCCGTGTTGCGGGCCGGGGCGGCGTACCTGCCGATCGACCCCACCTATCCCCCGGGGCGCATCGAGCACATTCTCGCCGACGCGAACCCGCTGCTCACCGTCACCACCGAGCGTCTCGCCCCGCTGGCCGGCGAGCCGCTCCTGCTGCTGGACTCGCCCGGGGTGCAGGACCGGCTCGACCGCCCCGGCGCGGGCGACCTGCCCCGTCCCCGGCCCGAGCACCCCGCCTACGTCATCTACACGTCCGGCTCGACCGGGCGCCCCAAGGGTGTGGTGGTGGAACACCGCAGCATCGCGAACCTGTTCCACAGCCACCGCGAACTGCTGTACCGGCCGACCGTCGCCGCGGCGGGCGGCCGGCGGCTGCGGGTCGCGCACAGCTGGTCCTTCGCGTTCGACGCGTCCTGGCAGCCGCAGCTGTGGCTGCTCGACGGACACGCGCTGCACATCGTCACGGAGGACACGCTGCGCGACCCGGCGCTGCTCGTCGACTTCATCGAGCGGCACCGGATCGACTTCATCGAGGTCACGCCGTCGCACGCGCTGCAGCTGGCGGGTGCCGGACTGATCCGCGACGGGCGATCGCCACTGCTCGCCTGGGGCGTCGGCGGTGAGGCCGTCCCCACGCCACTCTGGCGGCAGCTGCGGGACCTGCCGGGGACCACGGGATACAACCTGTACGGGCCGACCGAGGCCACGGTCGACGCCCTCGCCGCCCGCGTCGCCGACAGCGAACGGCCCCTGGTCGGCCGGCCCACCGCGAACACCCGGGCGTACGTGCTGGACCGGACGCTGCGGCCGGTGCCCACCGGCGTCGTCGGCGAGCTGTACCTCGCCGGCGCCGGACTGGCCCGCGGCTACCTGAACCGGCCCGGACTCACCGCGGAACGGTTCGTCGCCGACCCGCACGGCCCGGCCGGCAGCCGGATGTACCGCACCGGCGACCTGGTGCGCTGGATGCCGGACGGCACCGTCGACTTCCTCGGCCGCACCGACGAGCAGGTCAAGATCCGTGGCTTCCGGATCGAGCTGGGCGAGATCACCGCCGCGCTGGCCGCCGATCCGACCGTGACCCGGGCCGCCGTCGTGGTGCGCGACGACCCACCCGCCGGCAAGCGGATCGTGGCCTACTGCGTCCTGGCCGACGGTGCCCGGCTCGATCCGGCGGCGCTGCGCTCCGGGCTCGGCCGGATGCTGCCCGACTACATGATCCCGGCGGCGTTCGTCGCGCTGACCGAGCTGCCACTGACCGAGCACGGCAAGCTCGACCGGCGGGCCCTGCCGGCCCCGACGGGAGACGACAGACCGCGGGGCCGCCACCCGCACACCCCCGACGAGGTGCTGCTCTGCGGCCTCTTCGCCGAACTGCTCGACGTGCGCGAGGTCGGCGCGGACGACAGCTTCTTCGACCTCGGCGGGCACTCGATGCTGCTCGTACGGCTCCGCGACCGGGTCCGTGAGGTCACGGGGATCCAGCTGGGTATCGCCGACTTCTTCGCCCACCCCACGGCGGCGACGCTGGCGGAGCTGCTCACCGTCCGCGCCGCAGGCTGA